The Mycolicibacterium insubricum DNA segment GCGGCGCCGGCTATGCCGTGCCGGATTCCCAGGCCAACTTCGTGTGGTTGCCGCTGGGCCCGGAACACACCGCCGGCTTCGTGGAGCAGGCCGCCGACCGGGCCCGGGTGCTCGTGCGCCCCTACGGCACCGATGGCGTGCGCGTCTCGATCGGGGCACCCTCGGAGAACGACGCCTTCCTCGGTTTCGCCGGCGAGTGGATCGCGGGACGACGGCTGTAGGGCTCGCCCGGGCCTGACCGGCCTCGGGCCTGGGCCGGGGACTACTGTCGCCCCATGGCGCACGAGCACACCTACGAATCGTTGACCATCGATGTTCGCGATCGCGTTGCCCTGGTCACCCTGATCGGGCCGGGCAAGGGCAACGCGATGGGACCGGCGTTCTGGCGGGAGATGCCCGACGCATTCGCCGCGCTGGACGCCGACCCAGAGGTCCGGGCCATCGTGGTGACCGGATCCGGGCGCAACTTCAGCTACGGCCTCGACGTCGCCGCCATGGGCGGCACGCTGGCCGGGGTGCTCGCCGAGGGGGCCCAGGCGGGTCCCCGGATGGAGTTCCACCGGCACATCCTGGACATGCAGCGCGCGATGAACGCCGTCGCCGACTGCCGAACGCCCACCATCGCCGCGGTATCCGGCTGGTGCATCGGCGGCGGCGTCGACCTGATCGCGGCCGTTGACATCCGCTACGCCAGCGCCGACGCCAAGTTCTCCGTCCGCGAGGTGAAACTGGCGATCGTCGCCGACATGGGCAGCCTGGCCCGGCTGCCCCGGATCCTGTCCGACGGCGTCGTGCGCGAACTGGCGCTGACCGGCAAGGACATCGACGCCGTCCGCGCCGAGAAGATCGGGCTGGTCAACGACGTCTACCCGGACCAGCAGGCCTGCCTGGACGCGGCGTTCGCGACGGCACTGGAGATCGCGGCGAACCCGCCGCTGACCGTGTGCGGCGTCAAAGACGTGCTAGACCAGCAGCGCACGGCGGAGGTGGCGGCCAGCCTGCGCTACGTGGCCACCTGGAACGCGGCATTCCTGGCGTCGAAGGACCTCGGCGAGGGCATCTCCGCCATGCTGACCAAGCGCCCCCCGAACTTCACCGGGGAGTAGGGCGGTTCGGCGAGGCTCGGCGGAGGTGGCGCGAGCGCAGCGAGTGCCGGTGGAGCCGAGGGGAAGCCGGGACCGCCCCATCAACCGGGCGGTTCGGCGAGGCTCGGCGGAGGTGGCGCGAGCGCAGCGAGTGCCGGTGGAGCCGAGGGGAAGCCGGGACCGCCCCATCAACCGGGCGGCGCTCGGTATCAGCCGCCGTATTCGGGCTTGAGCACCCCGGCCAGCGCCGACAGCGGCACGTGCACCTGGACGGTGCCACCGTCCATCGACCACTGATAGGTGTTCCCGTCGTAGTTGACCGGGGAGTCGCGGGCCACCGGGTAGTCCGGCAGGTACAAAATCAGCTCGTCGGGCGTCAGGGCCCAGGCCCGGTATGCGCCGGAGTACACCTTGTCCGGGGTCCAGCGCTCCGGGATGAACGGGTACGCCGTCGGCGACGGGCCCTTCGGCGCGGCATCCAGCGCCGGAATGAGGAACGGCTCCACCAGCGGCGGCAGGGTGACCAGCGGGTCCGCCCCGTTGGCCATGATGTCGGCCAGCATCAGCCGGCGGCCCTGGGACATGTCGAAGGTGAAGGTCCGGTAGGCGTTGGCGGGGAACGGCCCGTCGGCGTGGTAGTCCTCATGGAACACCACCGAGGTGGCCGGGCCGTGGTTGAAGACCTCGAAGTTCTCCTCGCCGAAGCTGTCGGCGGCCATCTTCCCGGCGTGGTCGCGCCAGTTGTTCATCAGCGTGCGCAGGTAGTCCTTGAGCACCGGGCCCGAGGTCGGGTTGTCCAGTAGGTCAGACGGCATCGCCATCTTGATGTCACGCAGCGCCTTGCGCTCCGACGGGACCGTGGTGTGGCAGTAGGAGCCGTCCCACTGACCACCGATCTCACCGCAGAACGAGGCCGCGGACGCCGACGAGACCGGCGCCGTGGCCAGTGCGACGCCTGCCGTGACGACGGCGACGCCGAGTTTCTTGCCGATATGCACGCTGTTCAACCCCCTTCGGGCCGGTTACAAGATGCTGATGTCGCTGGCCCGCCAGCGGCCGTCCACATACTCCATGGTCATCTTCATCCGGCTGCGGTCCAGCCGGGGGTCTGGCACCTTCGCGTTGGCCACCGCCTGGTCGACGAACAGCAGCACCACGACCTTGTTCTTCTCGGCGGACTGCACCGCCGACTCCAGAACCCGGCCCTTGGCGCTGGCCTTGTTGTCCACCAGCAGCTGCTTCAGCTCGGAGCTGCCGGCGGAGTACTGGTCCTTCCACTTGCCGGTGGCACCGTCGAGCACCTTGGCGAAGTTGGCATCGAGATCACCGGAGTCGACGCTGGTCAGGATCAGGGCGTAGTCGTCGGCGGCCTTCTGCGCGGCGTCGCGCGCGGAGTTGAGCCGGTGGTTGTCGTACACCTTCCAGCCCAGCACGCCCAACCCGGCGGCCATCGCCAGGAATACCAGCGCCACGGCTGCGATGGTGACGGGTTTCTGCCACTTGCCGGAGCGACGGTCCTCGCCGCCGGTGATCCAGTCCAGCGCCTCGTCGTCGGGCACCACACCGTCGTAGATGTCGCCGTCGTCCACCGATTCCTCGGTCATCGAGATCTCGGCGACGGACACCGGCGGCTCCTCGGCGGACACCGCGTCGAGTTCGATCGCCGTCGTCTGCTCGTCGGCGTTCCCGGAATCGGACTTCTTGTTGGTCGTCACGACCATTAATCATGCTCCTGCACACTGAACACCCGCTGTCGGGCGTCGCGGCAATGGGACACCGGCGGGCGCCGGTGCCTCCATCGCCGCCATCTCATCGAGGCGGTTCCATCGGAAGGGTCGGACCACCGTACTCGGTCGGGATCGTGTAGCGCCCCTTGGGCGTCGGATCCGTCTGCGCCCCCAGGTCGGCGCCCTGCGGGGGGCCTGCGGTGTCGTCGCCGGCCGGCCGCGGTGCGTTCTTGGCGCCACGGATGAGCACGGCCGGATCGTCGTCACGGCAGTAGGTGTACATGAACGGCTCCGGGTAGTCCGCCGATGACGGAGGACGACGCGGGGTGCCGTAGTCGCAGGTGTACCGCGGGTAGATGTCGAGGTTCACCCACACGCCGTAGTCGTGCATGGTGCTACCGAGCGCGTCCAGCATCGAGCCCCGGTAGTTCGGCCACAGCGAGCTCAGTGCCGGCACCCGCAGGTACAGCAGCTGCGAGGTCGATGCCAGGCTGCCCAGCAACTCCACCATGGTGTCGGAGTTGTCGTCGAACAGGTTGTCGGCCTGGTTCAGCGTGGCCGGGGTGATCTCGGTGAGCTTGCGGTATCCGTCACGCATCTTGTTCACGCCGGTCAGTACGCCACTGATGTTGTTGGCGGCCTGGTGCATACCGGCGTTCTTGTCGGCGATCAGGTTCAGCGCCACCCGGCTGGTGCGCAGCGTCTTGGTGGTCTCCGGCAGCACCCCGTCCAGCGTGGACAGCAGGAAGGCACCACCGTCGACGATGTCGGCGAGCTTCTGCGGACCCTCGGTGCTCATCGAGAGCTCCTTGCGGATCACCTTCAGCTTCTCGGTGTCGAGCTGCTTGAAGAACCCGTCGCCGTGGGCCAACAGGTCTGCCAGGCTGACCGGCAGCTTGGCGTCGGTGCCGTTGATGACGCCGCCGTCGCGCAGCGGGGCGCCGTCGCCGTTACCGTCGAGGTTGACGTACTGCTCACCGGCGGCCGACAGGCCCGACACCCGGATACCGGTGGTGTCGGGAATGTGGACGCCGTTGTTCAATCGCAGGGTGGCGTGCACCCCGGACGGTGTGAGGGTGAGGTCGTCGACCTTGCCGACGGCCACGCCGCGCAGCGTGACGTCCTGGTCGGCCAGCAGCCCACCGGACTCGGCCAGGTCGACGCTCACCAGGTAGGTACCCACGAACGGGTTGAACCGCAACGCGTTGACCATGATCCACAGAGTGGCCAGGACCAGCACCAGGAGCAGGGCGATGGCCGACAGCCACGCCTTCTTGCCGTGCGCGTACTTGACCGTGCCGACGAGCCCGTCGGCCACCTTCCCCATCACGGTGCCGGCTCCGCGGCCGGCGCCGGGCCGGGCAGGCCGGGCGCGGGGGCATGGGCGGCGGCCGGGGCGGCCTGGGCCGGTGCCTGGGCGGCCGGGGCCGCCGGGGCTTCGACCCCGGGTCCGGGTGCCGGTCCCTGCGGCACCGGGATCATCACGCCCGGCTCCGTCGGGCTGGGTATGACGGGTACCTGCGGCACGTCCGGCCCCTTCCCCACGATCCGCTCCTGCAGACGCCACAGCGTGTATTTGAACGCCCCGACGAGTTGCTGGAAGTTGTTCCACTTGGGCCCGTGGTACCCGAGGTCGCCCGGGAACCCGGCATCCGGGATGTGGCCCAGGATCAGACGGTCCATGCTGATCCGCACCGACAGCGAGTTGCTCGGCGTCGCCTTGACCACCGGCGGCATGACCCGGTTCAGACCGTATAGATCGGTACCCGGGGCCACCGCGACGTCGTTCCAGGAGGCCGCGATGGTGTTCAGATCCGCGACCACGCTGCGGCCGCTGTTATCCGTACCGGCGATCGACGGGAACTTCTCCAGTTCCTTGGTGGTGGCACCGGCCAGCACCACCAGGTTCGCGATCTGCTGGGTCTGTCCGGAGAGCACATCGGTGGCCGGGTTCGCCTCGGCCAGGATTTCGTTGATCTCCTTGTTCTTGCCCTCGATCGACTTGGCCAGCTCGGAGGTCTTGGTCATCGCGGTCTTGATCTGCGCCGACCGTGCGTTGAGCTTTCCCAGGGTGTGATTGGTCTGGGAGATCAGGTGCCCGAACGCCTCGCCCTGGTCACCCGTCGCCTTGCCCAGACCGTTGACGATATTGGTCATGTTCTGGATCGCGCCGCCGTTGACCATCAGTGCCGCGCCACTGAGCACGGACTCAACCGTCGCCGCCGACGCGGTGCGATCGAGTTCGATGCGGTCGCCGTCCTTGAGCAGCGGGGCGCCGGCGGGCGAATTGGCGGGCGGGGTCACCGCCACGAACACGTCACCCAACGGGGTGGCCGAGCGCAGTTCGACGGTGGTGCCCACCGGCAGTTCCACGCCGTCCTGGATCCGCAGGGTGGTGACCGCTGTGTAGTTCTCCGCCTTCATCGACTCCAGGCTGCCCACGTCGGCACCGCCGAGGCGGACCTTCGCGTACGCGGGCAGGTTCAGGGCGTCCTTGAACACCGCTGTCAACAGGTAGCCGCCGCCGGCGATCCCCGGCCGCGGCAGCGGGAGGCTGTTGATGCCGTCGGAGCCGCACCCGGACAGCGCCAGGGTCAGGCCGGTGGCCAGTGCTCCGACCACCACCGCCTTACGCCGGGCGATCATTTCTGCCCCATCGCGGCCAGGCCGTCGAGCATGTAGGTCAGCCCGAAGTCGGGCCCGAAATCCTGGATGGTGCCGGTACTGCACCCCAGCTGCCGGAGTCGCAAGATGTTGCACATCTCCTTGCTCGTCTGGGTCTCGAACAGAACGCGGTCGGTCATCAACCGGATCCTCAGCGAGCCGTTCTCCCGGTCGACCGCGTTGTAGACGTTCTCCAGCACCAAGGGCGTGACGTCGAGGAACTCGGCCAGGTCGCGCTTCTTGTCGACGGTGGTCGTCAGCACGGTGTTGGTGTTCGAGACGATCGTCTTGATGTGACCGCGATTGGCCGCCAGGATGTCGCCGGCCTGCTTGAGCACGTCGTTGATCTTGCGCCCGGTGGTGCCCGTCCCCAGGTTTTCGTCGGCCAGGACCTGGGTCAGCGCGTTGACGGTGGTGCCGAACTGCCGGAGCGTGGCGTCATTGTCGGCAGCGGCACCGAACAGCGAGTTCACGTTCTGCACGATGGTGGTCATCTGCTCCTTGGTGGTGTCACCGCGGTTCACGCTCAGCCGGAAGGCGTCGGACAGCTCCGACAGCGCCGACTTGATCTTCTCGCCGTTCCCGTCGACGACGGCGGCCGAATTCGCCACCACGTCGGCCACCGGTCCGGTGCCGTCCTTGTTGCCCGACAGCGCGGTCGCCAGCTTGTCCAGCGTGCCGAGCACCTCGTCGAACTCCACCGGGACGCGGGTTTGGTCCCGGCCGATGGTGGTTCCACTCGGCAACTCTTCATCACCGTCTTTGAAAACCGGGGTCAGCTCGATCTGCCGGTCGGTGAGGATCGCGGTCTGCAGGGCGACGGCTTCGACCTTCTTCGGCACCTTCACCTCACCGTCGACGGTGAATTCGACCTCGACGTAGCCCTGCTTGGGAGTCACCTTGCTGACCCGGCCGACCGGCATGCCCAGCACGGTGATCAGGTTGTCCTCGAAAATGCCGGCGGCACTTTCGAACTGCGCGGTGTAGTGCTTGGTGGTCAGGTGACTGCGCACCTCCGAGAAGATGAACCCGCCGATCACCAGGGCCGCCACCACGATGATGCCCGCGATCACCAGCAGCCGCTTGCGTGCGCTACTCATTTGCAGTCCTTGAAGTACTGAATCATCCCGAACTGTTTCGCCCGTCCGCTGATCGCGCACATCCAGGAATCGATGAGCAGACCGTTGGACACGTTCATGTCGATCGTGTTGCCGGTACCGGTGGCATTGGCCAGGCCGCGGAGAGCCACCGGGGCGACCTGCAGAATGTTGCGCACCAGGTCGTCGTGCTGGGACAGCATGCCGGTCAGCGTGTCCAGGTCGGCCAGCAGCTTCTCCACCTGCGGCCGGTTGCCGATGACAGTGTCGTCCAGCGTCGTCATCAACTTGGTCAGGGACTGCATCATGGCGTGGAACGCCGCGCGCCGGGTGACAAACTCACCGACGAGCTGCTGGCCCTGGTTGACCATCGCGCCGATATTGGCCTGCTGGCTGCGCAGCGTGTTGGTGACGGTCTGGGTGGTGGCCAGCAGCGAACCGAGCTGATCGCGGCGGTCGGCGATGATCGACGACAGCGTGTGCACGTTCTCCATCGCCTGCGGCACCACCGGCGGCAGGGTCTTGAGCTGGGTACCCAGGATCCCCAGCGACTTGGCCAACTGCTTGGCGTCGAAATCTTGGTAGTTGTGCGTGACGTCCGCCAGCGCGGCCTGCAGGTCGTACGGCGGCTCGGTGCGGCTGATGTCGATGTTGTCGTTTTCCAGTGAACCGTCTCCGGCGGGCTCCAGCTGCAGGTAGCGGGCACCCAGGATGCTGGTGACCTTGATGACGGCCCGGGTCTCCTTGCCCAGGCGCACGTCGTCCTTGATCTTCATCCCGACATCGACGTGGTCGCCGACCAGCTTCATGCTGGTCACCCGGCCCACCTGGATACCGGCGACGGTGATCTGGTTACCAGGGCGCAGGGCACCGCCCTGGGAGAACTGCGCGGTGTAGTCCTTGTAGCCCAGGCCCATCGCGTTGATCAGCAGCATCGCCGCGATCAACACGGTGACCACACCCAGCGCGATCAGGCCGAGAACCGTGCGGTTCCGGTCTTCGAGCGTCTTCTCCCTAGCCATTCGCCATGCTCCTGCACCTCGGCGTGTACATCGCCTGGCTGCCCGGGGTGGCGGCGTTGACGATGATCGGGATCACGTCGTTGAGGCCGGGGAAGAACCCGGTCAGGTTCATGTCGCAGGCGTACACCTGCGCGAACGCGCCCTCGTTGGTCATCCGGGCAATGCCCTTGAGCATCAGCGGCAGGTTGTCTCCGGTGAACGCCAGCTGCGGCTCGATGGAGATCATGTGGCTGACGAAGCCCGGCTGGCGACTCAGCAGGTCGTCCAGCGACGGCCGGACCGCGTTGGCGGTGTTGCCGAGTTCCTTGGTCACCCGGGAGATCGATCCCATCGAGTCGACCAGCTGGGGACGACGGGCGTTGAAGTCGGTGACCACCTTGTGGGTCTGCTTGATGACCTTGTCCAGGCTCTCGTTCTGCGCGGCGAGGTTCACCACCACCTTGTCCAGGTTGGTGATTACCTCGCCGAGCGCCTGGTCCTTGCCGGCGAACGTCTCGGTGACCTGCGAGGTCTGACTGACCAGCGCGGTGATCGAGTTCTGGTCGCCCTGCAGGGATTGGATGATGCCCTTCGTCAGGTTGTCAGCGTCCTTGGTGGACAGTACGGCGAACAGCGGCTGGTATCCGTTGAGCAGGTTGCCGACGTCGAAGGACGGGTCGGTCTGTTCGACCGGGATGGTCCCGCCCGGTTCCAGCACGTTGTGCTCACCGATGCTGCCCAGGGACAGGCCGAGAAACCGCTGACCGACGATGTTCTGGTAGACGACCGAGCCGACCGTGTTGCCGTAGAGGGTCTGGTCGTCCTGGACCACGAACCGGACTTTGGCCTTGTCGCCGTCGAGGTCGACGGACTCCACGCGGCCGACCCGGACACCGGCCATCCGGACGTCGTCGCCTTCATGCAGTCCGAAGACATCGGTGAAGATCGCCGAGTACTCGTGGGTCTTGCCGGCGACATCACGGCGCAGCGTGACGAACACCAGCCAGGTCAGACCCAGGGAGATGACCATGAACAGGGCGAGCCCGATCGCCGGGCCACGGAATTTCATCGGGGCCCTCCGGTGGTTGCGGTGGTGGCGGAAGCGGGCTTGACCGCGGCGGGCTCGGCATTGCCGACGTTGACCGTCATGCCGCGCACCAACGGCCCGAGCAGGACCTGGGTCGCCGGGGTGGCGGGCCTACCGGTCATCACGGAGAGCTGGACGCGCTCCTTGGCGCTACCCACCGGCCCGACGGTTCCGCCGAAGGACGCCGGTGCGGCGACCTCTGCCGGGAAACTGCCGGCCGGCGGCTGCTCGGCCGGCGGCTGCTCGGCCGGGGCCGCGGGCGCCGGTGCGGCGGGCGGATCGACGTTGGCCGGGTTGGCGGTGAGCGGCACCGGCGGCGCCGGCGTGAAGCCCGGCGGCAGCGGCGGGTTCGGGTCCGCCAGGTTCGGGTTCGGGTTGATCAACGGTGGGCCGACGGCGACCAGGTTCCCGTTGGGTCCCAGGACGGTGCCGCTGGGCGGCGCGAGGTCGGCCGGGGGCTGGTAGTTCTGCGGCAGCAGCACCTCGGGGAGATCCGGGCGGACCGGGATCAGCGGGGCGGTGAAGCAGCTGTTGCCCTTCAGCGCGCCGTAGGTCGGGCAGTCCGCCCGCGAGTAGGTGTAGGTCGGCGCCAGCGCCAGGTTGATCCGCATGTTCGGGGTGTCGACCTCGGGGATCCACACGTCGTCGAAGAACTTGCTGGACACCACGTTCAGCTTCTGGAACGCCGGCACGAAGTTGTTCGACTGCTGGGCCAGGCTGCCGAGCACCGGGGTGAGGTCACCGGTGATCCGGACCATCTGATCACTGTGGTTGGCCAGGGCGGTCTGGGTGGTGCCCAGGGTGTTCAGGCCCGCGGAGATCATGCTGTCCAGAGCGGACTTCTGCTCGACGAAGGTCTTCATCGGCTCGATGGCCTGGTGCAGCGCGTCGACGAGTTCCGGCGCGGTGGACTTCAGCCCGTCGGCGACGTTGATCAGCGCCGACACGGTGGTGTCATTCGGGTCGGTGGCGATGATCCCGTCGAGCTCGGACAGCAGCCGGTCCAGCTGGGCACCCGAGGTCAGCAGTTTGGGCCGGCGGTTCTGGGTGGCGACCTGAACGGCTTCCAGCACACCGATGGTGCGATCCTCACGGCCGCGCCCGGTGGCGAACAGGACGTCGCGCAGCTTGCTGATCGTGGTCTGGAAGACCACGGTCGGCAGCGTGTTGTCCTGGGTGATCTGATCCCCGCTGCGGATCGCCGGGCCGCTACCGTTGTCGATCAGCTGCACGGCCGACACCGCGAAGACGTTGCTGGGGATCACCCGGGCGGTCACCGTCTTCGGGATCGCGCCGGCGTGCCGCTCCTCGAGGTTGATCATCACCTTGTTGGGCGCACCGTTCATGCCGGGCTCCACACCGGACACCGTGCCGACGATCATCCCGTGGTACTTGACGTCGGAATTCTCCGGCAGCCCGTCGCCGACGTTGTTCATGTTGGCGACGATCCGGGTGTAGTTCTCGAACCGGCCGTTGGACCGCATCATCAGCAGCACGGTCAACACCGCCAGGGCCACCAGCAGCGCCAAGCCGCAGAGGAACAGCTGCCGTGCACTCAGCCCGCGCCCGTCGACCTCATACGATTGCGACATCTATCCACCAAACCTCACGCCGGCGTCGACGCTCCAGAGCGTCATGGTGAGCAGCATGTTGACGATGACGACGACCGTGATGGCCGCGCGCATCGCGTGACCGGCGGCGACACCCACGCCCTCGGGGCCGCCACTGGCGTAGAAGCCGTAGTAGCACTGCACGGTGGACGCGATGAACACGAACACCACGCATTTGAGCACCGAGTAGACGACGTCGGTACCCGACAGCATCAGGGTGAAGTAGTGCATATAGGACCCGTTGGACCCGCCGCTGGTGATGGCGACGACGGTCTGGGTGGTCAGGTAGCTGACGGCCAGGCAGAGCACGTAGAGCGGGATGACCGCGATGACCGACGACAGCAGCCGGGTGGAGACCAGGTACGGGATCGGCCGGATGGCCAGCGCGTCGAGCGCGTCGATCTCCTCGGCGATGCGCATCGAGCCCAGCTGCGCGGTGAACCGGCAACCACCCTGGGTGGCGAACGCCAGCGCGGCGGCGATCGGGGCCAGCTCGCGGGTGTTCACCAGCGAGGAGATGACGCCGGTCGCCGGGCCCAGGCCCAGCAGGTTGAGGAAGTTGTAGCCCTCGATGCCGACCAGGGCACCCACGGTCATGCCCAGCACGACGGCGACACCCGCGGTACCACCGCCGACCACCAGCGAACCGTTACCCCAGGCGATGTCGGACAGCAGCCGGACGAATTCCTTGGTGTAGTGGCGGACCGCCAGCGGGATCCCGGCGACCGCGCGCACCAGGAACACGATCATGTGCCCGAGCTTGATGACCGGGCCGGTGACCTTGTCAACGGTCTGCGACAGGATCCGGTTGACCGGGAAATAAGTTGAAGCGGTCACGTCAGAGCCCCGTCCTCGGGAACAGCATGGTGTAGAGCTGGCTGATCGCGACGTTGACGACCATCAGCACCAGGATCGATTCCACGACCGCCGCGTTCACCGAGTTCGCGACGCCGGTCGGACCGCCCTTGGTGCTCAGGCCCTTCTGGCAGGACACGATACCCACGATCGCGCCGTAGATGACGGCCTTGATCATGGCGACGACCATGTCGTCGGTCTTGGTGAACGAGGCGAAGGTCGCGACGAAGCTACCCGGCGCGCCGTTCTGGAAATACACGTTGAACAGGTAACTGGCCAGGAAGCCGACGAACATCACCACGCCGGTCAGCGCGATACCGACCAGTATCGAGGCCGCGAACCGGGGCACCACCATGCGGCGCAGCACCGAGACGCCCATGACCTCCATGGCGTCGATCTCTTCGCGCATCTTCCGGGAACCGAGGTCGGCGGTGATGGCCGACCCCACCGCCGCGGCCATCAACACCGCCGAGACCAGCGAGGCGGCCTGGCGGATGACGACCAGGCCGCTGGCAGCACCGGCGAGCGACGTTGCGCCGACCTGCCCGGCCAGCAGGGCGAACTGAATCGACAGCGTCACGCCGATCGGCAGCGCGACCAGGATGGTCGGCAGCACCGAGGTGCCGGCCATGAACGCGCCCTGACGGACGAACTCCTGCCACTGGAATTTCCCGGTGAACAGGTCGATGAAGAACCACTGGATGGTGCGCACACCGAGGATGAACTGGTCACCGACGGTATCGACGGAGGCCATCGGGTGCCGCTTGACCCAGCCGGTGGTCCAGTCCTCGATGGCCTTGACGCCACCGTGGCCGGACGGCGCGGGCGCGGGCGGCTCGGCCGGCCGTTCGTCTTGGATCGTCATGGAGTCGGCTCTCCCTCGGCGGTCCGGCCCGGGGTCTCGAGGCCACCGGACAAACGGTCAGCGGCGCAGCGTTCGCACTGGCGGCGCAACGTCACTTTTCCTCCCATAAATCGTCCGGCGTGTCGGGTGCCCAGCAACCTATCAGCAATCCGGTCAGCACCGTCGCCACACGGTATGGCGGGCCGGCGGCAGACATCACCGTTTTGCCGATATTGCCGGTAACCTACCGCATAGTAGCTTAATCACTGTGAACCGGGTAACTCCAGCCCTTTGACAGTTTGCGGTCGGTTCGTAATATTGCACTGCTGACCGGCGGCGTTGGAAACGGGCTGGACACGGCAAAATTGGTAGTTATCGGCCCGATTCTGGGGCATGCGTACCAGTGCCGGGCGTAACATGATCCGGCTCGGCGCCGGCCCGGGCGTTCTCGGCGCCGGACCCGGCGGAAGCCCG contains these protein-coding regions:
- a CDS encoding MlaE family ABC transporter permease, with the protein product MTIQDERPAEPPAPAPSGHGGVKAIEDWTTGWVKRHPMASVDTVGDQFILGVRTIQWFFIDLFTGKFQWQEFVRQGAFMAGTSVLPTILVALPIGVTLSIQFALLAGQVGATSLAGAASGLVVIRQAASLVSAVLMAAAVGSAITADLGSRKMREEIDAMEVMGVSVLRRMVVPRFAASILVGIALTGVVMFVGFLASYLFNVYFQNGAPGSFVATFASFTKTDDMVVAMIKAVIYGAIVGIVSCQKGLSTKGGPTGVANSVNAAVVESILVLMVVNVAISQLYTMLFPRTGL
- a CDS encoding ABC transporter permease; this translates as MTASTYFPVNRILSQTVDKVTGPVIKLGHMIVFLVRAVAGIPLAVRHYTKEFVRLLSDIAWGNGSLVVGGGTAGVAVVLGMTVGALVGIEGYNFLNLLGLGPATGVISSLVNTRELAPIAAALAFATQGGCRFTAQLGSMRIAEEIDALDALAIRPIPYLVSTRLLSSVIAVIPLYVLCLAVSYLTTQTVVAITSGGSNGSYMHYFTLMLSGTDVVYSVLKCVVFVFIASTVQCYYGFYASGGPEGVGVAAGHAMRAAITVVVIVNMLLTMTLWSVDAGVRFGG